From a single Mycolicibacterium moriokaense genomic region:
- a CDS encoding molybdopterin guanine dinucleotide-containing S/N-oxide reductase, with the protein MRPGTTSLAHWGAFNASVDSGEIASVTPFDGDMDPSPLLGNLPGSIRHRSRIATPAVRRGWLRDGPGPTSARGADEFVRVSWDELTELLADELRRVVDIHGNEAIYGGSYGWASAGRFHHAQSQVHRFLKFLGGYTFSRHSYSLGATGVIMPRVVGTHDDLFKRSTEWEVIVKHTELLVCFGGLALKNTAINHGGTTGHPARDALRRFRDKGGRIVSVSPLRDDVDGDCEWLAPVPGTDVAIMLALAHVLATESLADRDFLRDYCTGYERFERYLLGVDDGVPKSPEWASAICGLPAETLVALARRMATCRTIVTVSWSLQRTRHGEQAPWMGLTLAAMLGQIGVPGGGFGHGYGSMNEPGLPPLRCRLPALPQGLNPVQTFIPVAAISDMLLHPGEQFDYNGRRLTYPDIKLVYWAGGNPFHHHQNIPRLRRALGRVDTVVVHEPYWTAMAKHADIVVPSTTSYERDDYSGSRNDPLFMAMPALTEPYAESRDDYTTFAELAERLGFAEQFTEGRTARQWLAHLYDKWAAGLDFVVPTFEEFWRLGRLRLPTESGITLLDDFRADPVANRLGTPSGRIEIFSEDIDGFGYDDCAGHPKWYEPSEWLGGPRAATYPLHLLANQPASRLHGQLDGGATSQASKVQQREPIRMHPADAADRGLRDGDVVRVFNDRGACLAGVVIDDRLRPRVVQLSTGAWFDPLDPSDPDAMCVHGNPNVLTDDVGTSSLAHGCTGAHVLVEVEKFDGELPPVTAHEPPVIVAHRP; encoded by the coding sequence ATGCGCCCCGGAACGACAAGCCTCGCGCACTGGGGCGCTTTCAACGCGAGCGTCGATTCCGGCGAAATCGCCTCCGTCACGCCGTTTGACGGCGATATGGATCCGTCTCCGTTGTTGGGGAATCTGCCCGGATCGATTCGCCACCGATCCCGAATTGCCACACCGGCGGTGCGACGGGGTTGGCTGCGGGACGGCCCCGGCCCCACCAGCGCGCGCGGCGCCGACGAATTCGTCCGCGTGTCATGGGATGAACTGACCGAATTGCTCGCCGACGAACTTCGCCGCGTCGTCGATATTCACGGCAACGAGGCAATATACGGCGGCTCATACGGATGGGCCAGCGCGGGTCGCTTTCACCACGCGCAAAGCCAGGTGCACCGCTTTCTGAAATTCCTTGGCGGCTATACCTTTTCGCGCCACTCCTACAGCCTGGGCGCGACGGGTGTCATCATGCCGCGGGTGGTGGGCACCCACGACGATCTGTTCAAGCGATCCACCGAGTGGGAAGTCATCGTGAAGCACACCGAGCTTCTCGTGTGCTTCGGCGGGCTGGCACTGAAAAACACCGCCATCAATCACGGTGGCACCACCGGACATCCGGCCCGCGACGCGCTGCGACGATTCCGCGACAAGGGAGGCCGCATCGTATCGGTGTCACCGCTGCGCGACGACGTCGACGGCGACTGTGAATGGCTGGCGCCGGTACCGGGTACCGATGTCGCCATCATGTTGGCGCTCGCCCATGTACTGGCCACCGAATCCCTGGCCGACCGGGACTTTCTGAGGGACTACTGCACCGGCTACGAACGTTTCGAGCGCTACCTGCTCGGCGTCGACGACGGAGTACCGAAGTCGCCGGAATGGGCCTCGGCGATCTGCGGTCTACCGGCCGAGACGCTCGTTGCGCTGGCCCGACGGATGGCCACGTGCCGCACGATCGTCACCGTCAGCTGGTCGCTACAGAGAACCAGGCACGGCGAGCAAGCACCCTGGATGGGACTCACGCTGGCGGCGATGCTCGGTCAGATCGGCGTTCCCGGAGGCGGTTTCGGTCACGGCTACGGGTCGATGAACGAACCGGGTCTACCACCGCTGCGCTGCCGGTTGCCCGCACTGCCGCAGGGACTCAACCCGGTCCAGACGTTCATCCCCGTTGCGGCGATCAGCGACATGCTGCTGCATCCGGGCGAGCAGTTCGACTACAACGGCAGGCGTTTGACCTACCCCGACATCAAGCTTGTCTATTGGGCGGGCGGCAACCCGTTTCACCATCACCAGAACATCCCGCGATTGCGCCGGGCGCTCGGCCGGGTGGACACGGTGGTGGTGCACGAACCGTACTGGACGGCGATGGCCAAGCACGCCGACATCGTGGTGCCGTCGACCACGTCCTATGAACGCGACGACTATTCGGGTTCGCGCAACGACCCGTTGTTCATGGCGATGCCCGCGCTCACCGAGCCCTACGCAGAATCCCGCGACGACTACACGACATTCGCGGAGCTGGCCGAGAGGCTGGGATTCGCCGAACAGTTCACCGAAGGTCGCACCGCCAGGCAGTGGCTGGCGCACCTCTACGACAAATGGGCCGCCGGACTGGATTTCGTGGTGCCGACCTTCGAGGAGTTCTGGCGGCTCGGTCGGCTGCGGCTCCCCACCGAGTCCGGAATCACGCTGCTGGACGACTTTCGCGCCGATCCCGTCGCAAACCGGCTCGGCACACCGAGCGGACGCATCGAGATCTTCTCCGAGGACATCGACGGATTCGGCTACGACGACTGCGCCGGGCACCCCAAGTGGTACGAGCCGTCGGAGTGGCTCGGCGGCCCACGCGCAGCGACCTACCCCCTGCATCTGTTGGCCAACCAGCCGGCATCCCGGTTACACGGCCAGCTCGACGGCGGCGCGACCAGTCAGGCGTCGAAAGTTCAGCAGCGCGAGCCGATCCGGATGCACCCGGCCGACGCGGCAGACCGCGGGTTACGCGACGGCGATGTGGTGCGCGTCTTCAACGACCGCGGTGCATGTCTGGCGGGCGTCGTGATCGACGACCGTCTGCGCCCGCGCGTCGTCCAACTGTCGACCGGTGCGTGGTTCGACCCACTGGACCCGTCCGATCCCGACGCCATGTGCGTCCACGGAAATCCCAACGTGCTCACCGACGATGTCGGTACCTCATCGCTCGCCCACGGATGTACCGGTGCACACGTGCTCGTCGAGGTCGAGAAGTTCGACGGCGAGCTGCCGCCGGTCACGGCGCATGAACCGCCGGTGATCGTCGCGCATCGGCCGTGA
- the mbp1 gene encoding microaggregate-binding protein 1, with the protein MSENNSGPEEAIKGVVEGVKGKVKEVAGAVAGRDDLYREGQAQQDKADAQRDAAKKEAEAEAARGAAKTAEKRQEAEQH; encoded by the coding sequence ATGTCGGAGAACAACAGCGGTCCGGAAGAAGCCATCAAGGGCGTCGTCGAAGGCGTCAAAGGCAAGGTCAAAGAGGTTGCAGGCGCCGTCGCCGGCCGCGACGACCTCTACCGGGAGGGCCAGGCCCAGCAGGACAAGGCCGACGCGCAGCGCGATGCCGCCAAGAAGGAAGCCGAAGCCGAGGCTGCCCGCGGCGCCGCCAAGACGGCCGAGAAGCGCCAAGAGGCCGAGCAGCACTAG
- the hflX gene encoding GTPase HflX has translation MTYPKFPLNETPSAGELALEDRTALRRVAGLSTELADVSEVEYRQLRLERVVLVGVWTEGSAADADASLAELAALAETAGSEVLEGLIQRRDKPDPATYIGSGKAQELREVVLATGADTVICDGELSPAQLTALEKAVKVKVIDRTALILDIFAQHATSREGKAQVTLAQMEYMLPRLRGWGESMSRQAGGRAGGSGGGVGLRGPGETKIETDRRRIRERMAKLRREIKDMKTIRDTQRSRRLASDVASIAIVGYTNAGKSSLLNALTGAGVLVENALFATLEPTTRRGEFADGRPFVLTDTVGFVRHLPTQLVEAFRSTLEEVVDADLLVHVVDGSDVNPLAQINAVRKVVNEVVVDHERKPAPELVVVNKIDAASDLALAQLRRALPEAVFVSARTGEGLTRLQQRMAEMIAPTDAVVDVTIPYDRGDLVNKVHADGRVDATEHTADGTRIKARVPIPLAASLSEYSTF, from the coding sequence ATGACGTATCCGAAATTCCCTCTCAACGAGACACCCAGCGCGGGTGAACTCGCCCTCGAAGACCGCACAGCGCTGCGCCGTGTGGCCGGTTTGTCGACCGAGTTGGCCGATGTCTCCGAGGTCGAGTACCGCCAACTGCGGCTCGAACGCGTTGTGCTGGTTGGGGTGTGGACCGAGGGCAGCGCGGCCGACGCCGACGCGAGCCTCGCCGAGCTTGCCGCCCTTGCCGAGACCGCAGGCTCTGAGGTGCTCGAGGGGCTGATCCAGCGCCGCGACAAGCCCGATCCCGCGACGTACATCGGCTCGGGCAAGGCTCAGGAGTTGCGCGAAGTCGTGCTGGCCACCGGCGCGGACACCGTGATCTGCGACGGCGAACTGAGTCCGGCCCAGCTCACCGCGCTGGAGAAGGCGGTCAAGGTCAAGGTCATCGACCGCACCGCACTGATTCTCGACATCTTCGCCCAGCACGCCACAAGCCGCGAGGGCAAGGCGCAGGTCACGCTCGCGCAGATGGAGTACATGCTGCCCAGGCTGCGCGGTTGGGGCGAGTCGATGTCGCGGCAGGCCGGTGGACGTGCGGGTGGCAGCGGCGGCGGTGTGGGTCTGCGTGGCCCCGGTGAGACGAAGATCGAAACCGACCGTCGGCGTATCCGTGAGCGAATGGCCAAGTTGCGCCGCGAGATCAAGGACATGAAGACGATTCGCGACACCCAGCGCAGCCGTCGGCTGGCGAGCGATGTGGCGTCGATTGCGATCGTGGGCTACACCAACGCGGGCAAGTCGAGCTTGCTCAACGCGTTGACCGGTGCGGGTGTGCTCGTGGAGAACGCGTTGTTCGCGACCCTCGAACCGACAACGCGCCGTGGGGAATTCGCGGACGGCAGGCCATTCGTCCTGACCGACACGGTCGGATTCGTGCGACATCTACCGACCCAGTTGGTGGAGGCGTTCCGGTCGACGCTGGAGGAGGTCGTCGACGCCGACCTGCTGGTTCACGTCGTCGACGGCTCCGACGTGAATCCGTTGGCGCAGATCAACGCCGTGCGCAAGGTCGTCAACGAGGTGGTCGTCGACCACGAGCGCAAGCCGGCGCCGGAACTGGTGGTGGTCAACAAGATTGACGCTGCAAGCGATCTCGCGCTGGCGCAGTTGCGGCGGGCGTTGCCGGAGGCGGTGTTCGTCTCCGCGCGCACGGGTGAGGGTCTGACGCGGCTGCAGCAGCGGATGGCCGAAATGATCGCTCCCACAGACGCGGTCGTGGATGTGACGATTCCGTACGACCGCGGCGATCTGGTCAACAAGGTGCATGCCGACGGCCGGGTGGATGCCACTGAGCACACCGCCGACGGGACGAGGATCAAGGCTCGCGTGCCGATTCCGTTGGCGGCCAGCTTGAGCGAATACTCGACGTTCTGA
- the dapF gene encoding diaminopimelate epimerase — protein sequence MKFAKGHGTQNDFVVLPDPEGGLTLTPVAVTALCDRRRGLGADGVLRVTRAAAAQAAGVFERIPEGVAPDDWYMDYRNADGSIAQMCGNGVRVFAHYLRASGLESRDEFVVGSLAGPRPVVLHDWDATRAVVTVEMGKANQLGTGEAIVGGRPFAGLAIDVGNPHLACVDPVMTFDDLAALDVAAPVSFDRAQFPEGVNIEVLTAPVDGAVSMRVHERGVGETRSCGTGTVAAAVAALAYGGATTGTLGVHIPGGEVTVTVTDASSYLRGPSVLVAHGELSEEWWRAAQR from the coding sequence GTGAAGTTCGCCAAAGGGCACGGCACCCAGAACGACTTCGTGGTGTTGCCAGACCCCGAAGGCGGGCTGACGCTCACGCCCGTCGCGGTGACTGCGCTGTGCGACCGTCGCCGGGGACTGGGCGCCGATGGTGTGCTGCGGGTGACCAGGGCGGCGGCCGCGCAGGCAGCGGGCGTCTTCGAGCGGATTCCCGAGGGTGTGGCCCCGGACGACTGGTACATGGACTACCGCAACGCCGACGGATCGATCGCGCAGATGTGCGGCAACGGGGTCCGGGTCTTTGCGCACTACCTGCGGGCGTCCGGCTTGGAAAGCCGTGACGAGTTCGTCGTCGGGTCCCTGGCCGGGCCACGGCCGGTGGTGCTGCACGACTGGGACGCCACCCGTGCCGTCGTGACCGTCGAGATGGGCAAGGCCAACCAGTTGGGCACCGGTGAGGCGATCGTCGGAGGCAGGCCGTTTGCGGGCCTGGCGATCGACGTGGGCAACCCGCATCTCGCCTGTGTCGATCCGGTCATGACGTTCGATGACCTGGCCGCGCTCGACGTGGCGGCGCCGGTGTCGTTCGACCGTGCGCAGTTTCCGGAAGGCGTGAACATCGAGGTGTTGACGGCGCCGGTGGATGGTGCGGTGTCGATGCGGGTACACGAACGGGGTGTCGGCGAAACGCGGTCCTGCGGTACCGGAACCGTCGCCGCGGCCGTGGCTGCGCTGGCGTACGGGGGTGCGACCACCGGCACGTTGGGGGTGCACATCCCCGGCGGGGAGGTCACCGTCACGGTCACCGACGCGAGCAGTTACCTCCGTGGTCCGTCGGTTCTGGTGGCCCACGGCGAGTTGTCCGAGGAATGGTGGCGTGCTGCGCAACGTTAA
- the miaA gene encoding tRNA (adenosine(37)-N6)-dimethylallyltransferase MiaA, which yields MTRPIAIVGPTGTGKSALALAVAERVGGEIVNADAMQLYRGMDIGTAKLTVAERRGIPHHQLDVLDVTETASVARYQQAAAADVEAIAGRGAVPIVVGGSMMYIQSLLDEWTFPATDPTVRARYEQRLAEVGVAELHRELANVDADAAASILPTDGRRIVRALEVVELTGRPFAASFPTIGAPRWDTAIIGLDWETTLLDERLTVRTGKMFLDGLVGEVRRLLDRGLREGVTASRALGYAQVIADLDSGGDGSAAQEPTFFGTRRYVRRQRSWFRRDHRITWFDGAAGDLVEETLRVWRDVS from the coding sequence ATGACCCGACCGATCGCGATCGTCGGCCCGACCGGAACCGGGAAATCGGCGCTGGCGCTCGCGGTGGCCGAACGCGTCGGCGGCGAGATCGTCAACGCCGACGCCATGCAGCTCTACCGCGGTATGGACATCGGGACGGCGAAGCTGACCGTCGCCGAGCGCCGCGGCATCCCGCACCATCAGCTCGACGTGCTCGACGTGACCGAAACCGCCAGCGTGGCGCGCTACCAGCAGGCCGCCGCCGCCGACGTCGAGGCCATCGCCGGTCGCGGCGCGGTGCCGATCGTGGTCGGCGGATCGATGATGTACATCCAGTCGCTGCTCGACGAGTGGACCTTCCCGGCGACGGACCCCACGGTGCGGGCCAGGTACGAACAGCGGCTCGCTGAGGTGGGCGTCGCCGAACTGCATCGTGAACTCGCCAACGTCGACGCCGATGCCGCCGCGTCGATCCTGCCCACTGACGGACGGCGCATCGTTCGCGCGCTGGAGGTCGTCGAACTGACCGGACGCCCTTTCGCCGCGTCCTTCCCGACGATCGGTGCCCCCCGATGGGACACCGCGATCATCGGACTTGATTGGGAGACAACACTTCTCGATGAGCGGCTGACCGTGCGGACCGGGAAGATGTTCCTCGACGGACTGGTCGGCGAAGTGCGCAGGCTGCTGGATCGTGGCCTGCGCGAGGGCGTGACGGCCTCCCGCGCGCTCGGCTATGCCCAGGTGATCGCCGACCTCGACAGCGGCGGCGACGGATCGGCGGCGCAGGAACCGACGTTCTTCGGAACCCGCCGCTACGTACGCAGGCAGCGGTCGTGGTTCCGTCGTGACCACCGCATCACCTGGTTCGACGGTGCGGCGGGCGACCTCGTCGAGGAAACCCTGCGCGTCTGGCGCGACGTATCCTGA
- a CDS encoding class III extradiol ring-cleavage dioxygenase family protein, giving the protein MLSAIAIIPSAPVMVPELASGAAAELTELREAAFAAAGSLPGRWVAVGVGRTDSVVGPRRTGTFAGYGVDVPIALAPGRGDAPTELPLCALIAGWVRGWVAPDAHAEVRVYADEHDAEAALALGRRLREEIDEAADPVGVLIVADGAHTLTQPAPGGYDPESIPVQAALDDALAAGDAAVLARLPETIVGRVAYQVLAGLAGPAPRSVKELYRGAPYGVGYFVGVWQP; this is encoded by the coding sequence GTGCTCAGTGCCATCGCAATCATCCCGTCGGCGCCCGTCATGGTGCCCGAACTGGCCTCCGGTGCCGCGGCCGAGCTGACCGAACTGAGGGAGGCGGCCTTCGCCGCCGCGGGGTCGCTGCCGGGCCGGTGGGTCGCCGTCGGAGTGGGCCGGACTGATTCGGTGGTGGGACCCAGGCGGACCGGCACCTTCGCCGGCTACGGCGTCGATGTGCCGATTGCGCTGGCGCCCGGTCGCGGCGACGCACCGACCGAGCTGCCGCTGTGCGCGCTGATCGCCGGCTGGGTGCGGGGCTGGGTCGCGCCCGATGCGCACGCCGAGGTGCGGGTTTACGCCGACGAGCACGACGCCGAAGCGGCCCTGGCTTTAGGGAGACGGCTGCGCGAAGAGATCGACGAGGCCGCCGATCCGGTGGGTGTGCTGATCGTCGCGGACGGCGCGCACACGCTCACTCAGCCCGCGCCGGGCGGATACGACCCCGAATCGATCCCCGTCCAGGCCGCCCTCGACGACGCCCTTGCGGCGGGCGATGCGGCCGTGCTCGCACGGCTGCCGGAGACGATCGTCGGCCGGGTGGCCTACCAGGTGCTGGCCGGGCTGGCCGGCCCGGCACCCCGGTCGGTGAAGGAGCTGTACCGCGGCGCGCCTTACGGCGTCGGCTATTTCGTCGGCGTCTGGCAGCCATGA
- a CDS encoding DMT family transporter gives MAALDQHADIAALLALGAAFFVAIGDVMHQRQANAVTDEPVGHAELFLQLLKDRQWWLGSLVAGVGFGLQAAALGLGSVLLVQAILVTSLLFALPIHARMAQRRVTLWEWGWAVLLAASVVVIVTVGNPTAGHARASFETWAVVVAVLGPLLVACVIGGSMVKGPLSAVLLAVVSGALWGVFAVLTKGVVDRLDDGVIALLRTPELYVWAAIAVAGTAWQQFSFRAGAITASLPTMTVTEPVVASVLGIVVLGETLRPGDAGWLTLIVAVAMMIVSTGALARGEAASSGDRATRH, from the coding sequence ATGGCGGCCCTGGATCAGCATGCGGATATCGCCGCACTGCTTGCTCTCGGCGCCGCTTTTTTCGTCGCGATCGGCGACGTCATGCATCAACGCCAGGCGAACGCGGTCACCGACGAACCGGTCGGCCATGCCGAGCTGTTCCTGCAGTTGCTCAAGGACCGCCAGTGGTGGCTGGGCAGCCTGGTCGCCGGCGTCGGATTCGGGCTGCAGGCCGCCGCGCTGGGGTTGGGCTCGGTGCTGCTGGTGCAGGCGATTCTGGTGACCTCGCTGTTGTTCGCGCTGCCGATCCACGCCCGAATGGCTCAGCGTCGGGTGACGCTGTGGGAATGGGGGTGGGCGGTGCTGCTGGCGGCCTCGGTCGTCGTGATCGTCACCGTCGGTAATCCGACCGCGGGGCACGCCCGCGCGTCGTTCGAGACGTGGGCGGTGGTCGTAGCGGTACTCGGCCCCCTGCTGGTGGCGTGCGTGATCGGCGGCAGCATGGTGAAGGGCCCGCTGAGCGCGGTGCTGCTGGCCGTCGTGTCCGGTGCGCTGTGGGGGGTGTTCGCGGTGCTGACGAAGGGTGTGGTGGATCGCCTCGACGACGGCGTCATCGCGCTGCTGCGCACACCGGAGCTGTATGTCTGGGCGGCCATCGCGGTCGCGGGGACCGCATGGCAGCAGTTCTCCTTCCGCGCCGGGGCCATTACCGCGTCGCTGCCGACCATGACCGTCACCGAACCGGTGGTGGCGTCGGTGCTCGGAATCGTCGTACTCGGCGAGACGCTGCGGCCAGGTGACGCGGGCTGGCTGACCCTGATCGTCGCCGTCGCGATGATGATCGTCTCTACGGGCGCGCTGGCCCGCGGTGAAGCGGCCAGCTCAGGCGACCGTGCGACGCGGCATTAG
- a CDS encoding DUF349 domain-containing protein, protein MTISEPGGQTSSPKPAPRPGPPRPVPRPGRPAPTIAAPPSSDPHRFGRVDPDGTVWLITGSGERVIGSWQAGDPEAAFAHFGRRFDDLHTEVALMESRLESGTGDARKIKAAAAALAETLPDAHVLGDVDALAARLATIVEHADEAAQADKAKREEHRAAQLARKEALAAEAEELATNSTQWKAAGDRLREILDEWRTITGLDRKTDDALWKRYSAAREAFNRRRGSHFAELDRERAGARQAKEAICERAEALADSTDWGPTGAAFRELLTEWKAAGRAAKDVDDALWARLKAAQDKFFSARNAATAERDSEFRANAEAKEKLLAEAEKLDTSDLDAARAALRVIGEKWDAIGKVPRERGAELERRLRAVEKKIRDAPTGGVDPEAKARADQFRARAEQYERQAEKAAAAGREKDAAEARANAEQWRQWADAAAEALGKR, encoded by the coding sequence ATGACGATCAGCGAGCCAGGAGGGCAGACCTCCTCGCCAAAACCCGCTCCCCGGCCAGGACCGCCGCGTCCCGTCCCACGGCCCGGCAGGCCGGCGCCGACGATTGCGGCGCCTCCGTCCAGTGACCCGCACCGGTTCGGCAGAGTCGACCCCGATGGGACGGTGTGGTTGATCACCGGTTCCGGTGAGCGCGTCATCGGATCGTGGCAGGCGGGCGACCCCGAAGCCGCGTTCGCGCATTTCGGTCGACGCTTCGACGACCTGCACACCGAAGTGGCGCTCATGGAGAGCCGCCTCGAGTCCGGGACCGGGGACGCCCGCAAGATCAAGGCGGCGGCGGCGGCGCTCGCCGAAACCCTGCCGGATGCCCATGTCCTCGGCGACGTCGATGCCCTCGCCGCTCGGCTGGCCACCATCGTCGAACACGCCGACGAAGCCGCACAGGCCGACAAGGCCAAACGCGAGGAACACCGCGCCGCGCAGCTGGCCCGCAAGGAGGCGCTGGCCGCCGAAGCCGAGGAGCTGGCCACCAACTCGACCCAGTGGAAAGCCGCGGGTGACCGCCTGCGCGAAATCCTCGACGAGTGGCGCACCATCACCGGCCTGGACCGCAAGACCGACGACGCGCTGTGGAAGCGATACTCCGCGGCCCGGGAGGCGTTCAATCGCAGGCGCGGTTCGCATTTCGCCGAACTCGACCGCGAACGTGCAGGCGCCCGGCAGGCCAAGGAGGCGATCTGCGAACGTGCGGAGGCGTTGGCCGACTCCACCGACTGGGGACCGACGGGCGCGGCGTTCCGGGAGCTGCTGACCGAGTGGAAGGCGGCCGGGCGGGCGGCCAAGGACGTCGACGACGCGCTGTGGGCGCGGCTCAAAGCGGCCCAGGACAAATTCTTTTCGGCGCGCAACGCGGCGACCGCCGAACGCGACAGCGAGTTCCGCGCCAACGCCGAGGCGAAGGAGAAGCTGCTCGCCGAGGCCGAGAAACTCGACACCAGCGACCTCGACGCGGCCAGGGCCGCGCTGCGGGTGATCGGCGAGAAGTGGGATGCGATCGGCAAGGTGCCACGCGAGCGGGGTGCCGAGCTGGAACGTCGACTGCGCGCGGTGGAGAAGAAGATCCGCGACGCCCCAACGGGTGGTGTGGACCCGGAGGCAAAGGCGCGGGCAGACCAATTCCGCGCTCGCGCAGAACAATACGAGCGTCAGGCCGAGAAGGCCGCGGCCGCCGGGCGGGAGAAGGACGCCGCTGAGGCCCGCGCCAACGCCGAGCAGTGGCGGCAGTGGGCCGACGCCGCCGCCGAAGCCCTAGGCAAGCGCTGA
- a CDS encoding Rv2732c family membrane protein: MQPVSKPENGDFESFKGDIEAAERRIAREIDPGARALVIAIGVFVLLVSFVLPHTGAAKGIDVLTGGEVAVREGITLPLRVFVWLALVFSVGFSMLALLTRRWALAWIALAGSTVASLLGVLAVWSRQTAPGSYPGPGIGLIVAWLAVMVITYHWARAVWVRTAIQLAAEEERRRRVAEEQRKGLLDDIDEDKPDDGPA, encoded by the coding sequence GTGCAGCCGGTGAGCAAGCCAGAGAACGGCGACTTCGAGAGTTTCAAGGGCGACATCGAGGCGGCGGAACGCCGCATCGCACGCGAAATCGACCCCGGCGCACGCGCTTTGGTCATCGCCATCGGCGTGTTCGTGCTGCTGGTGTCGTTCGTGCTGCCGCATACTGGCGCCGCCAAGGGGATCGACGTCCTCACTGGCGGCGAGGTGGCTGTCCGGGAGGGGATCACCCTGCCACTGCGGGTGTTCGTCTGGCTGGCGCTGGTGTTCAGTGTCGGCTTCTCGATGCTGGCCCTGCTGACGCGGCGTTGGGCGCTGGCGTGGATCGCACTGGCTGGGTCGACGGTGGCCTCTTTGCTCGGTGTGTTGGCGGTGTGGTCGCGACAGACCGCGCCGGGAAGCTATCCCGGCCCCGGTATCGGGCTGATCGTCGCCTGGCTCGCGGTCATGGTAATCACCTATCACTGGGCGCGTGCGGTCTGGGTGCGCACCGCCATTCAGCTCGCCGCCGAGGAGGAGCGCCGTCGCCGCGTCGCCGAAGAGCAGCGCAAAGGCCTCCTCGACGATATCGACGAGGACAAGCCCGACGACGGGCCGGCCTGA